A window of the Lactuca sativa cultivar Salinas chromosome 5, Lsat_Salinas_v11, whole genome shotgun sequence genome harbors these coding sequences:
- the LOC128134161 gene encoding uncharacterized protein LOC128134161 translates to MSWPEYLPSFDQLNYEANDIHTNNASQDDDNENTYFISDTSESETSMNHEPALYFEGHPYPRHLSVDETQLVEDLIRKNVKPKDILSTLKKENVENLSILPTIYNSHQKFRMKENSGKTQMQVVMSFLAENGYIYYSHADKSTNELQDLLFAHQRSLEM, encoded by the exons ATGAGTTGGCCAGAATATTTGCCATCGTTTGATCAGTTAAATTACGAG GCTAATGATATTCATACAAACAATGCATCTCAAGATGACGATAATGAAAATACTTACTTCATCAGTGACACATCAGAATCTGAAACTAGCATG AATCATGAGCCCGCCTTATATTTCGAAGGTCACCCATATCCAAGGCATCTTTCTGTAGATGAAACCCAATTAGTGGAAGATTTGATAAGAAAAAATGTGAAACCAAAAGATATATTATCTACATTAAAGAAAGAAAATGTAGAAAATTTATCTATTCTTCCAACTATATATAATTCACACCAAAAATTCAGGATGAAGGAGAATAGTGGCAAAACTCAAATGCAAGTTGTTATGTCTTTCTTAGCTGAGAATGGctatatctactatagtcatgcCGATAAGTCAACTAACGAGCTTCAAGATTTGCTTTTTGCTCACCAAAGATCATTGGAGATGTGA